AGGGCCTGATCGACGAGACGCTGGATGCCTGGCTACCCCGCACCAGCACCAATAATTACCGTATTGCCCTACGGAAATATTGGCAATTTCAGCTGCAAGGCCATGCGATCCCACGCCAGGAAATTAGCGCAACCTCCGATATATACTAAATTTGCATAAGATGTAGCGGACTGGTTTTGCTCTATCCCGGACCGGCCCGCTACACTACCCAAAAATGTAAATATTCGGGGTAAACATGAAGCTAAAAATGATGGGGCGTCAGGCGCTGATGGGCGTGCTGGCCGTAGCGTTGGTGGCCGGTGCAAGCGTAAAAACCTTTGCGGCTGAAAATCTTCTCAATAAAGTTAAAGAGCGCGGCACGCTGCTGGTGGGGCTGGAAGGCACTTATCCGCCGTTTAGCTTCCAGGGCGATGACGGCAAGCTGACCGGCTTTGAAGTTGAGTTTGCCGAGCAGCTGGCGCAGCATCTCGGCGTCAAAGCGGCGCTCAAGCCGACCAAGTGGGACGGCATGCTGGCGTCCTTAGATTCTAAACGTATTGACGTGGTGATAAACCAGGTCACCATTTCCGAAGAACGTAAGAAAAAATACGACTTCTCTACCCCGTATACTCTCTCCGGTATTCAGGCGCTGGTGAAAAAAGGCAATGAAGGCGGCATTAAAACCGCAGCCGACCTGAAGGGTAAAAAAGTCGGCGTGGGCCTTGGAAGTAACTATGAGCAGTGGCTGCGTGAAAACGTGCCTGGCGTAGATATTCGTACCTACGACGATGACCCAACCAAATATCAGGATCTGCGCGTCGGCCGCATTGACGCGATTCTGGTCGACCGCCTGGCCGCGCTGGATCTGGTGAAGAAAACCAACAATACGCTGGCGGTAGCGGGGGATGCGTTCTCTCGTCAGGAAGCTGGCGTTGCCGTGCGTAAAGGTAATGACGATCTGCTGAAAGCCATCGACGCGGCCATCGCCGAGATGCAGAAAGACGGTTCTCTGGCTAAGCTGTCCGAAAAATGGTTCGGTGCGGACGTTACTAAGTAACGCGGTATCACAGTGAAAAGGTGCTGATTTCAGCACCTTTTTTTATTTACCGCAGAGAGGAAAACCCCCTCTCTGGTGCATAATGAAACTGGATATCGATATCGGCTCAGGAGGCCCTATGTCACTGCATCACCTAACGCGTTTTCCTCGTCTGGAATTTATTGGCGCGCCCACGCCGCTGGAGTATTTACCGCGCTTTTCGGACTATCTTGGCCGTGAAATCTATATTAAACGTGATGACGTGACGCCAATGGCGATGGGCGGCAATAAGCTGCGAAAACTTGAGTTCCTTGCCGCAGATGCGCTGCGCGAAGGGGCTGACACGCTGGTGACCGCCGGCGCCATTCAATCTAACCACGTTCGCCAGACGGCAGCGGTGGCCGCGAAACTCGGACTGCACTGCGTGGCGCTGCTTGAGAACCCTATTGGAACCCAGGCCGAAAACTACCTGACCAACGGCAACCGCCTGCTGCTCGATCTGTTTAATGTCGAAGTCGAAATGTGCGAGGCGCTGAACGCTCCGGATAAGCAGCTTGAAGCGATCGCCACGCGTCTGGAAGCGCAGGGGTTCCGGCCTTATGTTATTCCGGTTGGCGGATCCAATGCGCTTGGGGCTCTCGGCTATGTCGAAAGCGCGCTGGAAATTGCCCAGCAGTGCGAAGATGCGGTAAACCTGTCATCCGTGGTGGTTGCCTCCGGCAGCGCGGGGACGCATGCAGGCCTGGCGGTCGGCCTTGAACAGTTGATGCCGGACGTGGAGCTGATTGGTGTGACCGTTTCAAGAACCGTTGCGCAGCAAAAGCCAAAAGTCGTCGCGCTGCAGCAGGCCGTTGCGCACTCTCTCGAGGTGAGCGCCAACAGCGATATCATCCTCTGGGATGACTACTTTGCGCCCGGCTACGGCACGCCAAATGAAGAGGGGATGGAAGCGGTAAAACTGCTGGCCAGACTTGAAGGCATTTTGCTGGATCCGGTCTATACCGGTAAGGCGATGGCCGGGTTAATCGACGGCGTGGCACAAAAGAGATTTAAGGATCAGGGGCCCATCGCCTTTATTCACACCGGCGGAGCGCCTGCGCTGTTTGCCTACCATCCCCATCTGTAAGCGGCGCGAACAGGCCAGGATTTAATAATCAGGAATTACCATGCAAGAAAGTTTGCAACTGGTGCTGGATTCAGCACCCTATCTGCTTAAAGGGGCGGTCTTTACGCTGCAGCTGAGTATCGGCGGGATGTTCTTCGGGCTGATCCTCGGTTTTATGCTGGCGTTGATGCGCCTGTCCGCGTTTTTACCGTTTGCTTTGCTGTCGCGTTTTTATGTCTCTGTCTTTCGCGGCACTCCGCTTATCGCCCAGCTCTTTATGATTTATTACGGGCTGCCGCAGTTTGGTATTGAGCTGGATCCGATTCCCTCTGCGATGATTGGCCTGTCGCTCAACACGGCGGCGTATGCTTCCGAAACGCTGCGGGCGGCTATTTCCTCGATTGATAAAGGACAGTGGGAAGCGGCGGCCAGTATCGGCATGACGCGCTGGCAAACGTTGCGTCGTGCGATTCTGCCTCAGTCGGCTCGTGTGGCGCTGCCTCCGCTCGGAAATAGCTTTATCAGCCTGGTGAAGGATACCTCGCTGGCGGCCACAATTCAGGTACCTGAGCTGTTCCGTCAGGCGCAGCTGATCACCTCCCGCACGCTGGAGGTCTTTACCATGTATCTCGCTGCCTCCCTGGTCTACTGGGTGATGGCGACGGTGCTCTCCACGCTGCAAAACTATTTCGAAAACCAGCTTAATCGCCAGGACAGGGAGCCGAAATGAGCGCCATCGATGTAAAAAAACTGGTGAAAAAATTTCACGGCCAGACGGTGCTGCACGGCATCGATCTCGACGTTAAGCCCGGCGAGGTGGTTGCGATCATCGGCCCCAGCGGTTCAGGCAAAACCACGCTGTTGCGCAGCATCAACCTGCTTGAAGAGCCGGAAAGCGGCACTATTCAGGTGGGAGATATCACCATTGATGCCGGGCAGTCGCTGGCAAAGCAGAAAGAAAAAATTCGCGCCCTGCGCCAGCAGGTGGGATTTGTGTTCCAGAACTTCAATCTGTTCCCACACCGCACGGTGCTGGAGAATATTATTGAAGGCCCGGTCATCGTTAAGGGCGAGCCGAAGTCGGAAGCTATTGCCCGGGCGCGAGAGCTGCTGGTGAAGGTTGGGCTAGGCGGGAAAGAGACCAGCTATCCTCGTCGCCTCTCGGGTGGGCAGCAGCAGCGGGTCGCGATAGCCCGCGCTCTGGCTATGCGCCCTGAAGTTATTCTCTTTGATGAACCTACCTCGGCGCTGGATCCCGAGCTGGTAGGGGAGGTGCTGAGCACTATCCGCCAGCTGGCGGAGGAGAAGCGGACAATGGTTATCGTGACCCATGAAATGAGCTTCGCCCGCGACGTTGCTGACCGGGCGATCTTTATGGATCAGGGCAAAATCGTGGAGCAGGCTCCGGCGAAAGAGCTCTTTGCTAACCCGCAGCAGCCGCGTACTCGTCAGTTCCTGGATAAGTTTCTCTCCCGCTAAATTCGGTGGCCCTCATGGGCCCCGTTTCACTGCCGGTGGGTTTTGGTCATCCGGCAGCCTGTTACTGCGCAGCGAAGCGTGAAAAAGGAAGGTTAAACCCTGCCAGACTTCAGTAAATTTTTCCTGACATATGTAAAAACCGAATAATTGTGCTGGAAAGACAATAAATCACATTAATTAGTTTAATAAATGTGTTAGCGTATTACATTCTATTAATGAATACATATAGCGCCGGGAGAAACGCCAGAAATAATGCTGGAACGTGACTTTTTTAGCTGGCGACGGGATGCGTTCGAACTTTTCCTGTCAATTACCCAGGCCAGCGAATTACAAACTTTAGTTCAACAACAAACTCAATGCCTGGAGTTTGATTATTTTTCGTTGTGTGTCAGGCATCCGGTGCCTTTTACGCGGCCTAAATTATCCTTGCAGAGTTCATATCCACAAAAATGGCTGGAGTGGTACGTTACCGAAAATTACTTTGCTATTGATCCGGTATTGAAACAGTCTAATTTCATGCGTGGAGAAATAATCTGGAGTGACTCGTTGTTTGCCGAAGCCCGCGAGCTCTGGGACGCTGCGCGTGACCATGGCATTGCAGCAGGAAGAACACATTGCGTGATGTCACCTAACCGCACGGCAGGCTTCCTCTCCGTGTCGCGCTCAAGCGTGCGCCCTGACATACTGCCTGAAGATGAGCTGGCACTCAGGCTGGGCTACATTGCGGAACTGAGCATGGCGACCTTAACGAGGCTCGACGATCCGTCAGTAGAAATGATGGGAATGAAGCTCAGCAAGCGCGAGCGCGAGATTTTGCAGTGGACGGGCGAGGGGAAAACTTCGGCGGAGATCGCGATTATTCTCTCCATTTCCGAGAATACGGTGAACTTCCATCAGAAGAATATGCAGAAGAAATTCAACGCGCCAAATAAGACGCAGATAGCGTGTTACGCGGCAGCAATGGGAATTATTTGAGCCTGAAAAGCAGGCGCTGACGGCTGGCGAAGGTGATTCTGCCAGCCGCCCCTGGCTTATTGACGGTAAGCCTGTTTAATTTGCTTAACGGTATTACTGAATACTTCAGCCTGAGACCGATCTTCAAGTTGAGCGATTTGCTTTTCCATTTTCAGGATAACACGGCCTGCATCAGCCTGGCCCATAGCCTGAAGCATCAGGGTTAACAGCGTTTTCAGGCAGGTGACTTCTTGTGCCAGTTCGCTGGTGTTCTCGGCGGTGGAAAACTCCGTAGTGCTCATTTACTTTCCTCAATGCTTAGTAAGTACGCGCCATTACGCACGGTGATATTCATAAGGCGGCGGAGTATACCATAAGCTTTGAGAAAATTATTCATGTTACGCGGCAAGACCCTCTGCTGGCGTTTACGGTAATAAACAACGGTGCGAGCAGATTATTCGTCATAGCCGGCAATGAGATTAAAAATCATTTGTTTCCCTCTCGTTTAACTATCGTTAAATAAACCGAGAGAATTAGCATTTTATTCTCAGTGAAGGGGGATCGGGTAATGAGTTGTTTTTTAATCAGCGAATAAGAGGGCGAGGGGCGATTTCCGAAAATGGAGGTGTACCACAGACGTTATCCTGAAAGTAAAGATATATTCTTTCCTTTGACGGTGACGAGGCGCTGACTGCAATTTGGATTTTAATGTTGCGCAAAAAAAGCTAATATATGGTCAATTAGCTATCAGCAGCGTTATCCCTTTCTGGAGAATAGCCCTTTGATCAACGTTCTTCTTGTTGATGACCACGAACTGGTGCGCGCAGGGATACGACGCATTCTGGAAGAGATTAAAGGTATTAAAGTCTCTGGCGAAGTGAACTGCGGCGAGGATGCCATTAAATGGTGTCGCAGCAACCCGGTGGATGTCGTATTAATGGATATGAATATGCCCGGCATCGGCGGCCTGGAAGCCACCCGTAAGATTGCCCGCTACTCTTCAGACATCAAAGTTATCATGTTGACTATCCATACCGAGAATCCGCTGCCTGCGAAAGTGATGCAGGCTGGTGCGGCAGGCTATTTGAGCAAAGGTGCGGCGCCTCAGGACGTGGTAAATGCTATTCGCTCCGTCCACGCAGGCCAGCGCTATATTGCCTCTGATATTGCCCAGCAGATGGCCTTAAGCCAGATTGCGCCAGAAGCAGAATCCCCGTTTGCCAGTTTGTCTGAGCGTGAATTACAGATTATGCTGATGATCACCAAAGGCCAGAAGGTCAATGAGATCTCTGAGCAGCTTAATCTCAGCCCTAAAACGGTGAACAGCTACCGCTACAGGATGTTCAGTAAACTGAATATCAGCGGCGACGTTGAGCTGACGCACCTGGCGATTCGCCACGGGTTATTCAACGCGGAGACGTTAATCAGTAGTGAGTGATACTTTTGATTCCCGGGCTTTTCTCAAGACGGTGACCAGCCAGCCCGGCGTCTATCGTATGTACGATGCCGGCAGCACGGTCATCTACGTTGGCAAAGCCAAAGACCTGAAAAAACGCCTTTCCAGCTACTTCCGCACGAATCTGGCGAGCCGCAAAACCGAGGCGCTGGTGGCGTTGATCCACCATATAGACGTCACCGTAACCCATACGGAAACCGAAGCCCTGCTGCTGGAGCACAACTACATCAAGCTCTATCAGCCGCGCTACAACGTGCTGCTGCGTGACGATAAATCCTATCCCTTTATTTTCCTGAGCGCGGACAGCCATCCGCGGCTGGCCATGCACCGCGGTGCTAAGCATGCGAAGGGCGAATACTTCGGCCCGTTCCCTAACGGCTATGCCGTGCGTGAAACGCTGGCGCTGCTG
This region of Cedecea lapagei genomic DNA includes:
- the tcyJ gene encoding cystine ABC transporter substrate-binding protein, with the translated sequence MKLKMMGRQALMGVLAVALVAGASVKTFAAENLLNKVKERGTLLVGLEGTYPPFSFQGDDGKLTGFEVEFAEQLAQHLGVKAALKPTKWDGMLASLDSKRIDVVINQVTISEERKKKYDFSTPYTLSGIQALVKKGNEGGIKTAADLKGKKVGVGLGSNYEQWLRENVPGVDIRTYDDDPTKYQDLRVGRIDAILVDRLAALDLVKKTNNTLAVAGDAFSRQEAGVAVRKGNDDLLKAIDAAIAEMQKDGSLAKLSEKWFGADVTK
- the dcyD gene encoding D-cysteine desulfhydrase codes for the protein MSLHHLTRFPRLEFIGAPTPLEYLPRFSDYLGREIYIKRDDVTPMAMGGNKLRKLEFLAADALREGADTLVTAGAIQSNHVRQTAAVAAKLGLHCVALLENPIGTQAENYLTNGNRLLLDLFNVEVEMCEALNAPDKQLEAIATRLEAQGFRPYVIPVGGSNALGALGYVESALEIAQQCEDAVNLSSVVVASGSAGTHAGLAVGLEQLMPDVELIGVTVSRTVAQQKPKVVALQQAVAHSLEVSANSDIILWDDYFAPGYGTPNEEGMEAVKLLARLEGILLDPVYTGKAMAGLIDGVAQKRFKDQGPIAFIHTGGAPALFAYHPHL
- the tcyL gene encoding cystine ABC transporter permease — translated: MQESLQLVLDSAPYLLKGAVFTLQLSIGGMFFGLILGFMLALMRLSAFLPFALLSRFYVSVFRGTPLIAQLFMIYYGLPQFGIELDPIPSAMIGLSLNTAAYASETLRAAISSIDKGQWEAAASIGMTRWQTLRRAILPQSARVALPPLGNSFISLVKDTSLAATIQVPELFRQAQLITSRTLEVFTMYLAASLVYWVMATVLSTLQNYFENQLNRQDREPK
- the tcyN gene encoding L-cystine ABC transporter ATP-binding protein TcyN encodes the protein MSAIDVKKLVKKFHGQTVLHGIDLDVKPGEVVAIIGPSGSGKTTLLRSINLLEEPESGTIQVGDITIDAGQSLAKQKEKIRALRQQVGFVFQNFNLFPHRTVLENIIEGPVIVKGEPKSEAIARARELLVKVGLGGKETSYPRRLSGGQQQRVAIARALAMRPEVILFDEPTSALDPELVGEVLSTIRQLAEEKRTMVIVTHEMSFARDVADRAIFMDQGKIVEQAPAKELFANPQQPRTRQFLDKFLSR
- the sdiA gene encoding transcriptional regulator SdiA, encoding MLERDFFSWRRDAFELFLSITQASELQTLVQQQTQCLEFDYFSLCVRHPVPFTRPKLSLQSSYPQKWLEWYVTENYFAIDPVLKQSNFMRGEIIWSDSLFAEARELWDAARDHGIAAGRTHCVMSPNRTAGFLSVSRSSVRPDILPEDELALRLGYIAELSMATLTRLDDPSVEMMGMKLSKREREILQWTGEGKTSAEIAIILSISENTVNFHQKNMQKKFNAPNKTQIACYAAAMGII
- a CDS encoding DUF2594 family protein; this encodes MSTTEFSTAENTSELAQEVTCLKTLLTLMLQAMGQADAGRVILKMEKQIAQLEDRSQAEVFSNTVKQIKQAYRQ
- the uvrY gene encoding UvrY/SirA/GacA family response regulator transcription factor — protein: MINVLLVDDHELVRAGIRRILEEIKGIKVSGEVNCGEDAIKWCRSNPVDVVLMDMNMPGIGGLEATRKIARYSSDIKVIMLTIHTENPLPAKVMQAGAAGYLSKGAAPQDVVNAIRSVHAGQRYIASDIAQQMALSQIAPEAESPFASLSERELQIMLMITKGQKVNEISEQLNLSPKTVNSYRYRMFSKLNISGDVELTHLAIRHGLFNAETLISSE